Proteins from one Listeria weihenstephanensis genomic window:
- a CDS encoding Crp/Fnr family transcriptional regulator, with amino-acid sequence MEKPTIVTLKKGDVLREQGDYIVLSGYLICRLSRQLINFMSTGDFIATDNSIFRYEARSQVQLMLIQNDGIGSVQGRRELVLQERMLAVVRRMDGFLESLERRLIILLHQAGEEIGTVTKDNTCEIPSILTHQEIAQYLGCTREYLCGMRKKMMAVGKILDSKGWILAEWDGWQEEVNPVYNMGETRMANSSKY; translated from the coding sequence GTGGAAAAACCTACTATTGTAACGTTAAAGAAGGGGGATGTTTTGAGAGAACAAGGGGATTATATTGTTTTGTCGGGATATCTCATTTGCAGACTAAGCAGACAACTTATCAATTTTATGAGTACGGGGGATTTTATTGCGACAGATAATAGTATTTTTCGTTATGAGGCCAGGTCTCAGGTTCAACTTATGCTTATTCAAAATGATGGCATTGGATCAGTACAAGGTCGACGAGAGCTTGTACTACAAGAAAGAATGCTCGCCGTAGTTCGTCGCATGGATGGTTTTTTAGAATCATTGGAACGGAGGCTAATCATTTTATTGCATCAAGCCGGTGAAGAAATAGGCACCGTGACAAAAGACAATACTTGCGAAATTCCTTCCATACTAACACATCAAGAAATAGCGCAATACCTTGGGTGCACGAGGGAGTATCTATGTGGAATGCGAAAAAAAATGATGGCTGTAGGAAAAATTCTTGATAGCAAAGGCTGGATTTTGGCGGAATGGGACGGCTGGCAAGAGGAGGTTAATCCAGTTTATAACATGGGAGAAACCAGAATGGCCAATAGTAGTAAATATTAA